Within the Paenibacillus sp. AN1007 genome, the region CAATGACGGAATTTCCGCGAGGAAAGACGCTCATTCAATTGTTCGAAGAACAGGCGGGGCGTATCCCGGATGCAGCGGCCATTTCCTTGAATGGGCAGGAGCTGACTTACCACGAGCTGAACGAACGAGTCAATCGTCTTGCCCGTACTCTGCGCTGCAGCGGAATATCCAAAGGCAGTCTTGTCGCTATTATGGCTGAACGTTCTATTGAAATGGTGGTAGGCATGCTGGCAGCACACAAAGCCGGAGCAGCATACGTACCGATTGACCCGGATTATCCTGAGGAGCGAATTCGTTTCTTGCTCGAGGATTCGGGGGCACAAGTTCTGCTGATTCAAAGCCGCCTGTGTAAGCGGCTGGCTGGCTCGGAGTCTGTGATTTTACTGGATAATGAGTCCTTCTATCACGAGGACGGCACAAATCTGATTCCGGGCACCGCAGCGACAGATCTGGCCTGCATCATCTATACGTCAGGTACGACAGGCAGGCCGAAAGGAAACCTGGTTTCACACCGCAGCATTGTGCGGATCGTGCGAAATACAAATTATATCGAAATCACGGAGCGGGATCATGTCCTCCAGCTGTCAAGCTACTCGTTTGACGGAGCAATTTTCGATATTTTCGGTGCTTTGACCAACGGGGCTCGGCTGGTACTGGTTCCCCGCGAGACTGTGCTGGAAATCGGGCAGCTGGCTGATCTCATCCAACACGAACAAATCTCGGTCATGCTGATTACGACAGCTTTTTTCAATGTTCTTGTCGATGTGAATGTCGACTGTCTGCGGGACGTCCGGGCCATTTTATTCGGAGGGGAACGTGTGTCGGTCGGTCATGTGCGTAAAGCACTCGCCCATATCGGACCAGGCAGGCTTAACCATTTATATGGACCATCGGAAAGCACCGTTTATACCACGTATCTTCCGGTTGACTTCGTGGATGAGTCAGCGGTTACGGTACCGATCGGACGGCCAATCAGTAATACAACAGTCTATATCGTCGACAGCCGGAATAAGCTTCTTCCGGTCGGCGTGGCTGGGGAGCTGTGCATCGGCGGGGAAGGTCTGGTACAGGGCTACAATAACCGACCGGAGCTGACGGCGGAGAAGTTTGTGGACAATCCGTTTGTATCTGGTGAGCGCATGTACCGGACGGGAGATTTGGCTAAATGGCTGTCTGATGGCACGATCGAATACGTAGGACGGACAGATGACCAAGTGAAAATCCGCGGTTTCCGGATTGAGCTGGGCGAGATCGAAGCGCAGCTTCAGAAAGTGGAGGGGATCCGGAAGGCGACAGTATTGGCGAGGGAAAACAACTCCGGTGAGAAGCAGCTCTGTGCTTATTACGAGGCAGACTTTGAGATTTCGACGTCCGAGTTGAAAAACATACTTTCCCAGGAACTTCCTGCCTATATGATCCCGGGATACTTGATCCAGTTGGAACGTCTGCCTCTCACAACGAACGGCAAGGTCGACCGCAGCTCCCTTCCGCTGCCGGAAGAGAGCCTGCAGCCGGGCGAAGAACATACGCCGCCCCGGACTCCGCTGGAAGCCAGCTTGGCAGGGATTTGGAAAAGTGTGCTTGGACTAGAACATATCGGTGTTTATGACGACTTTTTCGACCTAGGCGGACATTCCCTGCGAGCAACAACACTGGTGAGCAGGGTGCATCAGGAACTGAACGTTGAGCTGCCTCTGCGTGATGTATTCCGCTACTCGAGACTGGAAGAGATGGCCCTGGCTATCTCCCGAATTGAAGAGCGGGTGTTCTCATCTATTCCACTCGCAGAATCTAGAGCATATTATCCGCTTTCCTCAGCGCAGAAGCGGCTGTTTATCCTAAATCAGCTCGAAGGAGCCGATCAAAGCTACAACATGCCGGGGGTGCTGCTGCTGGAGGGATCAATGGACCGGAGTCTGCTGGAGAAAGCTTTCCGTGAATTGATCGCACGGCATGAAACGCTGCGAACCGGTTTTGAGGTCTTGCAGGGCGAAACCATACAGCGTATTTACGAAAATGTCGAATTTAATGTCCAGTACCGTCATGTGAGTGAGGAAAAAGCGCCAGAAATCATACAGGATTTCATCCGGCCTTTCGATTTGGCGAAGCCGCCACTGCTGCGGGCAGAGCTCGTAGAGCTGGCAGCCGAACGTTATTTGCTGATGTTTGACATGCATCATATCATCTCTGACGGGGTTTCGATGGACGTATTCGTCGGTGAACTCGTTCGTCTGTATGAAGGCGAGTCATTGGAGCCATTGCGCATTCAATACAAGGACTATGCGGTATGGCAGCAATCGGATGCGCAAAAAGTACAGTTGAAACGCGAAGAAGCATACTGGCTTGACCGTTACCAGGGAGAGCTGCCGGTTTTAGAAATGCCTACGGATTACCCGCGTCCTGCTGTGCAGAGCTTTGAAGGGCAAACATTGACGTCTTTTGTGGACGAGGAAACGAACGAAGGCTTGAAGCGGTTAGCCGCTCAAAGCGGAACGACGCTGTATATGGTGCTGCTTGCGGCCTATACCGTGCTTTTGCATAAATACACAGGCCAGGACGATCTGATTGTCGGAACATCGATTGCAGGCAGAACACATGGAGACACGCAGCCGTTAATAGGAATGTTCGTCAACACACTGGCGCTTCGCAATTATCCGGCTTCGGAGAAAACGTTCCTGTCCTATCTGGAAGAAGTGAAAGAAACAACCTTGGGTGCTTACGAGCACCAAAATTATCCGTTCGAAGAACTCGTCGATAAAGTGCAGATCAGCCGGGATCTGAGCCGTAATCCGCTTTTTGACACGATGTTCTCGCTGCAGAACCTTGAGGATAAAGAAGTAGAGCTGGAAGGGCTGAAATTGTCGCCGTACCCTAGTGAATACGGCTCGGCCAAGTTCGATCTGAGTGTGGATGTTGCGGAAGAAAACGGCGGTTTGGAGTGCAGCTTTGAATTCGCAACGGCTCTCTATAAAGAGAGCACGATTCGGCGATTGTCGACGCACTTTGGACAATTACTTACGGCGGTTGTAAGCCGTCCAGATGCAAAGATTGCTGACATGGATTGGTTAACGAATGAGGAAAAGGACCAAATTCTGTGCACATTCAATCCCGCACAGCCGGAAGCGGCTCCTGCGGCTGCATTCCATCGGCTGTTCGAGGAACAGGCGAAGCGCACACCGGAAGCGACGGCTGTTGTGTATGAGAATGACCGAATGACCTATGCAGCGCTGAACGAGCGGGCAAACCGTTTGGCGAGTACGCTGCGTGCAGGCGGCATTGGCCGGGAGTCCATCGTTGGCATTCTTGCCGAGCGTTCGGTGGACCTGCTGGTGGCTGTGCTGGGGGTGTGGAAGGCAGGCGGGGCCTATGTGCCGCTTGACCCGGATTATCCGGCAGACCGCGTGCGGTTCATGCTCGAAGACAGCGGAGCGAAAGTGCTGCTGACACAAACGGCACTGCGAGAGCGTGCCGAAGCGTGGCTGGGCGAAGAGGAACTGGCCTTGGCAGCGGTGCTGTATCTCGACGACGAAGCATCGTACAGCGATGAACGGGCAGATGCACCGACCGACGTTGTCCAAGGTTCGAGCATGGGTTCCAGCTTGGACTCCGCTGTAGTCTCTGGCAAGCTGACGGGGGTTGTAAACGACGGTGAGGATAGGCATCATGCTGCAAATGCTGTTGACATAGGTGATTTCCATGAAGCCCGTCCCGAAGATCTGGCGTATGTGATCTACACGTCGGGAACGACGGGCAGGCCGAAAGGGGTCATGATCGAGCACCGCAGCCTGGTCAACACCGCGGCAGGCTACCGGCGGGAATACCGATTAGATCAATTCCCGGTGCGGCTGCTGCAGCTGGCCAGCTTCTCGTTTGACGTGTTCGTAGGCGATATCGCGCGCACGCTGTACAACGGAGGCACGATGGTGATTGTGCCGAAGGACGACCGCATCGATCCGTCTCGGCTGCATGGCTGGATCGAGCGGGAGAACATCACTATCTTTGAATCCACACCGGCGCTGATCGTACCGTTTATGGAATACGTGTACGAGCAGGGGCTGGATATCAGCGGAATGGAGCTGCTGATTACGAGCTCGGACAGCTGCAGTGTGGCGGATTACCGGACGCTGCAGGAACGCTTCGGCTCATCGCTTCGCATCATCAACGCCTACGGTGTGACGGAAGCGGCCATTGATTCGAGCTTCTACGATGAGCCGCTGACGAAGCTGCCGCAGACAGGCAGCGTTCCGATTGGCAGGGCGTGGCTGAACGCGAAGTTTTACATTGTGGATGCCCATCTGAATCCGGTGCCGGTCGGGGTGCTGGGCGAGTTAGTCATCGGCGGAGTTGGGGTCTCGCGTGGGTACTTGAATCGTCCGGAGCTGACGGAAGAGAAGTTTGTGGACAGCCCGTTTGTCCCGGGTGAACGGTTGTACCGCACGGGAGATTTGGCGCGGTGGATGGAAGACGGAAATGTGGACTTCATCGGCCGGATCGACAACCAGGCCAAAATCCGGGGGCACCGGATTGAAACGGGTGAGGTTGAATCGCAGCTGCTGCAGGTGAAGGGCGTACGCGAAGCGGTGGTGCTGGTTCGAAATGACGCGAACGGGCAGAAGGCGCTGTGTGCGTATTATGCACCGGATACCGGCGCAGCGCTGGCGGTGAATGAGCTGCGCAGCACGCTGGCACAGGAGCTGCCGGGCTATATGATTCCGTCCTACTTCGTGGAACTGGCGCAGCTGCCTTTGACACCGAACGGAAAGGTTGACCGGAAGGTGCTGCCAGCGCCGGAAGGAGAAGCGGGGAGCGGGACAGAGTACGCCGCACCGCGCAATGAACTGGAAACGAAGCTGGTGGTCATTTGGCAGGAGGTACTGGGGCTTACAAGGCCGATCGGCGTTCACGATAATTTCTTCGACATCGGCGGGCATTCTTTACGGGCGACAACGCTGGTTAGCAAAATTCATAAAGAGCTGAACGTCGATCTGCCGCTGCGCGATGTGTTCCGCTATTCCATGATCGAGAGCATGGCAGCTGCCATTTCCCGGTTGGATGAACAGACATTCACTGCGATTCCGGCTGCAGATGAGCGAGAGGTGTACCCGCAATCTTATGCTCAAAAGCGTCTCTTTATCCTTAATCAATTGGAAGGTACGGAACTTACCTACAACATGCCGGAAGCGATGGTGCTGGAGGGTGCTTTGGACCGGGCGAGGTTTGAAGAAGCTTTCCGCAAGCTCGTGGCAAGGCATGAAGTGCTGCGCACCGGATTCGAAATGGTGGATGGGGAAGCATCACAGCGGTTATATCAGGACGTTAATTTTGCCGTGGAGCTGTACCAAGCGAAAGAGCAGGATGCCGAAGAGGTGGTTCGACGTTTCGTCCGTCCGTTTGACTTGGCAAAGCCTCCGCTGCTGAGAGTCGGCCTTGTGGAACTTGCTCCGGAACGCCACATTCTAATGTACGATATGCATCACATTATTTCCGACGGCGTCTCGATGGAAATCTTTGTTGAAGAATTTATCCGCTTGTACGGCGGTGAGCAGTTGGAGCCACTGCGTATTCAGTACAAAGACTATGCGGTTTGGCAGCAGTCACAGGCACAGAAGGAGAAGCTGCAGCGTCAGGAGCTGTATTGGCTGGACATGTTCCAAGGGGAGCTTCCGGTGCTGGAAATGCCAACCGACTATCCACGTCCGGCCGTGCAGTGTTACGAAGGCCAAACGCTGGAATTTTTCCTCGACGCTCCAGAAACTGAGCGCCTGAAGCGGTTGGCCTCGGAAACGGGGACAACATTATTTATGGTGCTGCTTGCGGCGTATAACGTGCTTTTGCACAAATATTCGGGTCAGGAAGACGTGATCGTCGGTACACCGATTGCGGGAAGGAACCATGGCGATGTACAGCCGTTAATCGGTATTTTCTTAAATACACTGGCGATCCGCAGTTATCCGGCTGCGGACAAGACATTCCTGTCTTACCTTCAGGAAGTGAAAGAAACGACACTCCAAGCCTTCGAACATCAAAACTATCCGTTTGAAGCGTTGGTAGAGAGAGTGCAGGTTACCCGTGATTTGAGCCGCAATCCGCTCTTTGACACCCTGTTTACGATGCAGAATACGGAAAATGAGGAATTTGAGTTGGAAGGCCTGCGCCTGATTCCTTATCCGAGTCAGTTGGATACCGCGAAGTTTGATATCAGCCTGGATGTAGGGGAAGAGAACGGCGGCTTGGATTACAGCTTCGAATATGCGACAGCTCTCTACAAAAGGGAAACGGTCGAAAGGCTGGCTAAACATTACGAGCAGCTGCTCATAACAGTCGCAAGCCAACCTGATACAAAGATTGCCGAGCTGGATTGGTTAACGAATGAGGAAAAGGACCAAATTCTGGGCGGGTTTAACCCGTCCCAGCCGGAAGCGGCTCCTGCGGCTGCATTCCATCGGCTGTTCGAGGAACAGGCGAAGCGCACGCCGGAAGCGACGGCTGTTGTGTATGAGAATGACCGAATGACCTATGCAGCGCTGAACGAGCGGGCAAATCGTTTGGCGAGTACGCTGCGTGCAGGCGGCATTGGCCGGGAGTCCATCGTTGGCATTCTTGCCGAGCGTTCGGTGGACCTGCTGGTGGCTGTACTGGGGGTGTGGAAGGCAGGCGGGGCCTATGTGCCGCTTGACCCGGATTATCCGGCAGACCGCGTGCGGTTCATGCTCGAAGACAGCGGAGCGAAGCTGCTCCTGACACAAACGGCACTGCGAGAGCGTGCCGAAGCGTGGCTGGACGAAGAGGAACTGGCCTTGGCAGCGGTGCTGTATCTCGACGACGAAGCATCATACAGCGATGAACGAGCAAATGCACCGATCAGTGGTGTCCTAGGTTCGAGCATGGGTTCCAGCTTGGACTCGGCTGTGGTCTCTGGCAAGCTGACGGGGAGTGTAAACGACGGTGAGAATAGACGTCATCCGAATGCTGCTGACCCGGGTGATTTCCATGAAGCCCGTCCCGAGGATCTGGCGTATGTGATCTACACGTCAGGAACGACGGGCAGGCCGAAAGGGGTCATGATCGAGCACCGCAGTCTGGTCAACACCGCGGCAGGCTACCGGCGGGAATACCGGTTAGATCAATTCCCGGTGCGGCTGCTGCAGCTGGCGAGCTTCTCGTTTGACGTGTTCGTGGGCGATATCGCGCGCACGCTGTACAACGGAGGCACGATGGTGATTGTGCCGAAAGACGACCGCATCGATCCGTCTCGGCTGCATGACTGGATGGAGCGGGAGAGAATCACTATCTTTGAATCCACACCGGCGCTGATCGTACCGTTTATGGAATACGTGTACGAGCAGGGGCTGGATATCAGCGAAATGGAGCTGCTGATTACGAGCTCGGACAGCTGCAGTGTGGCGGATTACCGGACGCTGCAGGAACGCTTCGGCTCATCGCTTCGCATCATTAATGCCTACGGTGTGACGGAAGCCGCCATTGATTCGAGCTTCTACGATGAGCCGCTGACGAAGCTGCCGCAGACAGGCAGCGTTCCGATTGGCAGAGCGTGGCTGAACGCGAAGTTCTACATTGTGGATGCCCATCTGAATCCGGTGCCGGTCGGGGTGCTGGGCGAGTTAGTCATCGGCGGAGTTGGGGTCTCGCGCGGGTACTTGAATCGTCCGGAGCTGACGGAAGAGAAGTTTGTGGACAGCCCGTTTGTCCCGGGTGAACGGCTGTACCGCACGGGAGACTTGGCGCGGTGGATGGAAGACGGAAATGTGGACTTCATCGGCCGGATCGACAACCAGGCCAAAATCCGGGGGTACCGGATTGAAACGGGTGAGGTTGAATCGCAGCTGCTGCAGGTGGAGGGCGTACGCGAAGCGGTGGTACTGGTTCGAAATGATGCGAACGGGCAGAAGGCACTGTGTGCGTATTATGCACCGGATACCGGCGCAGCGCTGGCGGTGAATGAGCTGCGCAGCACGCTGGCACAGGAGCTGCCGGGCTATATGATTCCGTCTTACTTCGTGGAGCTGGCGCAGCTGCCTCTGACGCCAAACGGAAAGGTTGACCGGAAGGCGCTGCCAGCGCCGGAAGGAGAAGCGGGGAGCGGGACAGAGTACGCCGCACCGCGCAATGAACTGGAAACGAAGCTGGCGGTCATTTGGCAGGAGGTACTGGGGCTTACAAGGCCGATCGGCATTCACGATAATTTCTTCGACATCGGCGGGCATTCTTTGAGGGCGACGACGCTGGCAGGCAAGATATTTAAAAAGTTAAACATCAACTTGGCGCTGCGCGACGTATTCCGTCACTCCACAATCGCAGCAATGGCTGAGGCGATCGGCAGGATGGAACGGCAGGAGCATGAAACGATTCCTCCAGCGGAAGAAATGGAGTACTATCCTCTGTCCTCTGCGCAGAAAAGGCTGTTCATTCAGCATACGCTGGATGGAGCGGATCAGCTTTACAACATGCCGGAACTGGTGCAGCTGGAAGGCAAGCTTGATCTGGATCGGGTAGAAGCTGCCCTGCAGAAATTGATAGTACGGCATGAATCGCTGCGCACCGGTTTTGAACTCGTGAAGGGTGAGGCCGTTCAGCGGATTTACTCCCAGGTCGATTTTGCTGTTGAGCATCATCAAGCGAATAAAGATGATGCAGCTCAAATCGAGCAGATTGTTCGTACCTTCATCCGTCCGTTTGAACTAGGCAAGCCGCCTCTGCTGCGCGCCGGGGTCATCGAACTGGAGCAAGACCTGCATATTCTCCTTTTCGACATGCACCATATGGTGTCCGACGGCATGTCCATGGCCATTGTGATGGATGAGTTCTCACGTTTTTACGCCGGGGAAGAACTGCTGCCACTGCGCATTCAATACAAGGATTATGCAGTTTGGCAGCAGTCGAAGGCTCAACGGGAACGGATTGCGAAGCAGGAAGCCTACTGGCTGCAGACCTTCGAAGGCGAACTTCCGACGGGTGA harbors:
- a CDS encoding amino acid adenylation domain-containing protein — translated: MLRRMDFTDEERGTIQVAFEKETLFWNDKFDGEEYTLTRMPYSKTPNSLAPVMTTVSGSLSEEVAQRIYQMSRGTPLAAFMILLAGVQVLLHKYTGASEILVGMPIVRKQAETRRSVNHTVILKNSLLEGTTFKTVLSKLRTSLPEAIQHQHIPFLKMTEKLDLQYADGIPVVHTLVSLRELHLDETLQNVVADCSFQFSLVEGKIQLFLSYNELLYDSELMTRVVGHLNRLLAVGLRELEMDILRVDMLSEDEKFQLLQRFNDTKKDYPRDQTIHQLVEEQAGRVPEATAVVFEGQRLSYAELNERANRLARTLRFLGVQSNQLVGLMVRRSLETVVGMLAVLKAGGAYVPIDPEYPEERIRYILENSNAQLLLTQKELKQRVPFEGTVLALDDEQAYSDDGTNLEPASGPNDLAYVIYTSGTTGNPKGVMLEHRGLVSLKLMFAEKLGITEHDRIVQFASLSFDASCWEVFKALYFGAALYIPTAETILDNRLFENYMNEHAITAAILPPTYSAYLNPDSLPSLTKLITGGSAVSAEFVQQWKSKVHYFNAYGPTEASIVTTLWDADEEQPERRIIPIGRPLANHQIFILDTHLQLVPRGVEGELCVAGVGLARGYLNLPELTAEKFVEHPFEPGERLYRTGDLARWLPDGNIEYMGRIDHQVKIRGFRIEIGEIEEQLLKIDSVQETIVIARDGKSGQELCAYLVAGDALTLDELRRTLAKKMPNYMIPAHFVQLPQMPLTPNDKIDRKALPDPEGIALTGGEYAAPRNEAEQTLADVWQAVLNTDRVGITDHFFELGGDSIKSIQVSSRLHQAGYKLEIRDLFKYPTISQLSLHVKPIGRTIDQGEITGETVLTPIQHWFFESAFADQHHFNQSVMLYRKERFSEETVCQVLQKLAEHHDALRMVFCKTEQGFIVRNRAVQEGELFTLDVFDLQDADNTSQAVEEKAANIQAGIDLENGPLVKAGLFRCMDGDHLLLAVHHAVVDGVSWRILMEDFALGYEQAGQSKEIRFPAKTDAYRTWSEQLAAYANSPEMTKERTYWQAVEQIEVPTVPKDMEVHVTTQQDSESLFVHLTPEETELLLKRVHRAYNTEMNDILVTALGIAIRKWSGHERVRINLEGHGRESIGTDIDITRTVGWFTTKFPVVLETEPDRDTAYQIKQVKESLRRIPNKGLGYGVCRYLSKSEDHFVWGAEPEINFNYLGQFDDDVNQDEISISPYSSGSPTSDRQARSFVLDINGMVLDGVLSLDLSYSLKQYRKETIETFAQYFEQSLRELIAHCAGKEKTELTPSDLQFKGLTIAELEQLTLHSGHRGEIENIYSLTPMQKGMWFHSSLDRQNAAYFEQTRFTMRGALDVQLFERSWMELAKRHRVLRANFVKGPAGEPLQVIYRNKPVGFQYEELLDLRLDEKQAYLNKKAEDDKLRGFDMEHDPLVRFTILRTEDESYHVLWSFQHILMDGWCLAQLTQELFETYSNLASGKPLAEDNGADYDAYIEWLEKQDEQAAAAYWTEFLTGYEGQTVLPGQKEAVLNDKFTADHVTAELGRELSRRMDRVARGHQITVNTLLQAAWGVLLQKYNGTNDAVFGSVVAGRPAEIPGVESMIGLFINTVPVRVSSEADTLFADLMTKMQERALESGRYEYYPLYEIQARSVQKQNLINHIIAFENYPVDEQMEKAGDQQHGDLTIADVQMEEQTNYNFNVTVAPGDEIEIRFDFNAEVFDKDSIERLKGHLVHLLEQVTANPEITVGELELVTEAEKVDLLERFNDTMTEFPRGKTLIQLFEEQAGRIPDAAAISLNGQELTYHELNERVNRLARTLRCSGISKGSLVAIMAERSIEMVVGMLAAHKAGAAYVPIDPDYPEERIRFLLEDSGAQVLLIQSRLCKRLAGSESVILLDNESFYHEDGTNLIPGTAATDLACIIYTSGTTGRPKGNLVSHRSIVRIVRNTNYIEITERDHVLQLSSYSFDGAIFDIFGALTNGARLVLVPRETVLEIGQLADLIQHEQISVMLITTAFFNVLVDVNVDCLRDVRAILFGGERVSVGHVRKALAHIGPGRLNHLYGPSESTVYTTYLPVDFVDESAVTVPIGRPISNTTVYIVDSRNKLLPVGVAGELCIGGEGLVQGYNNRPELTAEKFVDNPFVSGERMYRTGDLAKWLSDGTIEYVGRTDDQVKIRGFRIELGEIEAQLQKVEGIRKATVLARENNSGEKQLCAYYEADFEISTSELKNILSQELPAYMIPGYLIQLERLPLTTNGKVDRSSLPLPEESLQPGEEHTPPRTPLEASLAGIWKSVLGLEHIGVYDDFFDLGGHSLRATTLVSRVHQELNVELPLRDVFRYSRLEEMALAISRIEERVFSSIPLAESRAYYPLSSAQKRLFILNQLEGADQSYNMPGVLLLEGSMDRSLLEKAFRELIARHETLRTGFEVLQGETIQRIYENVEFNVQYRHVSEEKAPEIIQDFIRPFDLAKPPLLRAELVELAAERYLLMFDMHHIISDGVSMDVFVGELVRLYEGESLEPLRIQYKDYAVWQQSDAQKVQLKREEAYWLDRYQGELPVLEMPTDYPRPAVQSFEGQTLTSFVDEETNEGLKRLAAQSGTTLYMVLLAAYTVLLHKYTGQDDLIVGTSIAGRTHGDTQPLIGMFVNTLALRNYPASEKTFLSYLEEVKETTLGAYEHQNYPFEELVDKVQISRDLSRNPLFDTMFSLQNLEDKEVELEGLKLSPYPSEYGSAKFDLSVDVAEENGGLECSFEFATALYKESTIRRLSTHFGQLLTAVVSRPDAKIADMDWLTNEEKDQILCTFNPAQPEAAPAAAFHRLFEEQAKRTPEATAVVYENDRMTYAALNERANRLASTLRAGGIGRESIVGILAERSVDLLVAVLGVWKAGGAYVPLDPDYPADRVRFMLEDSGAKVLLTQTALRERAEAWLGEEELALAAVLYLDDEASYSDERADAPTDVVQGSSMGSSLDSAVVSGKLTGVVNDGEDRHHAANAVDIGDFHEARPEDLAYVIYTSGTTGRPKGVMIEHRSLVNTAAGYRREYRLDQFPVRLLQLASFSFDVFVGDIARTLYNGGTMVIVPKDDRIDPSRLHGWIERENITIFESTPALIVPFMEYVYEQGLDISGMELLITSSDSCSVADYRTLQERFGSSLRIINAYGVTEAAIDSSFYDEPLTKLPQTGSVPIGRAWLNAKFYIVDAHLNPVPVGVLGELVIGGVGVSRGYLNRPELTEEKFVDSPFVPGERLYRTGDLARWMEDGNVDFIGRIDNQAKIRGHRIETGEVESQLLQVKGVREAVVLVRNDANGQKALCAYYAPDTGAALAVNELRSTLAQELPGYMIPSYFVELAQLPLTPNGKVDRKVLPAPEGEAGSGTEYAAPRNELETKLVVIWQEVLGLTRPIGVHDNFFDIGGHSLRATTLVSKIHKELNVDLPLRDVFRYSMIESMAAAISRLDEQTFTAIPAADEREVYPQSYAQKRLFILNQLEGTELTYNMPEAMVLEGALDRARFEEAFRKLVARHEVLRTGFEMVDGEASQRLYQDVNFAVELYQAKEQDAEEVVRRFVRPFDLAKPPLLRVGLVELAPERHILMYDMHHIISDGVSMEIFVEEFIRLYGGEQLEPLRIQYKDYAVWQQSQAQKEKLQRQELYWLDMFQGELPVLEMPTDYPRPAVQCYEGQTLEFFLDAPETERLKRLASETGTTLFMVLLAAYNVLLHKYSGQEDVIVGTPIAGRNHGDVQPLIGIFLNTLAIRSYPAADKTFLSYLQEVKETTLQAFEHQNYPFEALVERVQVTRDLSRNPLFDTLFTMQNTENEEFELEGLRLIPYPSQLDTAKFDISLDVGEENGGLDYSFEYATALYKRETVERLAKHYEQLLITVASQPDTKIAELDWLTNEEKDQILGGFNPSQPEAAPAAAFHRLFEEQAKRTPEATAVVYENDRMTYAALNERANRLASTLRAGGIGRESIVGILAERSVDLLVAVLGVWKAGGAYVPLDPDYPADRVRFMLEDSGAKLLLTQTALRERAEAWLDEEELALAAVLYLDDEASYSDERANAPISGVLGSSMGSSLDSAVVSGKLTGSVNDGENRRHPNAADPGDFHEARPEDLAYVIYTSGTTGRPKGVMIEHRSLVNTAAGYRREYRLDQFPVRLLQLASFSFDVFVGDIARTLYNGGTMVIVPKDDRIDPSRLHDWMERERITIFESTPALIVPFMEYVYEQGLDISEMELLITSSDSCSVADYRTLQERFGSSLRIINAYGVTEAAIDSSFYDEPLTKLPQTGSVPIGRAWLNAKFYIVDAHLNPVPVGVLGELVIGGVGVSRGYLNRPELTEEKFVDSPFVPGERLYRTGDLARWMEDGNVDFIGRIDNQAKIRGYRIETGEVESQLLQVEGVREAVVLVRNDANGQKALCAYYAPDTGAALAVNELRSTLAQELPGYMIPSYFVELAQLPLTPNGKVDRKALPAPEGEAGSGTEYAAPRNELETKLAVIWQEVLGLTRPIGIHDNFFDIGGHSLRATTLAGKIFKKLNINLALRDVFRHSTIAAMAEAIGRMERQEHETIPPAEEMEYYPLSSAQKRLFIQHTLDGADQLYNMPELVQLEGKLDLDRVEAALQKLIVRHESLRTGFELVKGEAVQRIYSQVDFAVEHHQANKDDAAQIEQIVRTFIRPFELGKPPLLRAGVIELEQDLHILLFDMHHMVSDGMSMAIVMDEFSRFYAGEELLPLRIQYKDYAVWQQSKAQRERIAKQEAYWLQTFEGELPTGELPMDYERSAVRSYEGAHLDFDVEASLSARLRDLASEHECTLFMVLLAAYTVLLSKYSGQEDLIVGTPVAGRTNADLEPIVGMFVNTLAIRNYPSGEKTFLSYLKEVKEMALGAFENQDYPFEELVERLNVKREPGRFPLFDALFDLQNIEERDAELEGVSLKNYELDQIEEAKFDLALFMYENNGALSGGFFYAAKLFKEARVRALSEDYLRVLSQIAENPQLALSRIECHKPSAGTKNAVDKIEFAF